The Cygnus atratus isolate AKBS03 ecotype Queensland, Australia chromosome 17, CAtr_DNAZoo_HiC_assembly, whole genome shotgun sequence sequence CCAAGGACGAGGACGATGCCACCGCCGAGGACACGCAGGCCATGGTGCGGGCacagaacaagaagaagaaatccGGAGGCTTCCAGTCCATGGGTGcgtgcgtggggctggggggtccccGACAGTgtctccccccagccccgtggccgTGTCCCTCCTGCTTGCGTCCCCTCacctgtccccatgtccccgcAGGCCTCAGCTACCCCGTCTTCAAGGGCATCATGAAGAAGGGCTACAAGGTCCCCACGCCCATCCAGAGGAAGGTGAGACCTAGGGGTGCGGGGGCGTCTTCAGGACCCCTCCCCCTCCACGGGGTGCTGACGGCAGGGCCGTGTCCCGCAGACCATCCCGGTGATCCTGCGCGGCCGCGATGTGGTGGCGATGGCGCGGACGGGCAGCGGGAAGACGGCCTGCTTCCTCATCCCCATGTTCGAGCGGCTGAAGGCGCCCAGCCCGGCTGGGGCGCGTGCTCTCATCCTCTCCCCCACGCGTGAGCTGGCCCTACAGACCCTGAAATTCACCAAGGAGGTACGGGGATGAGCGGGGACTGCGGTGGGCTTGGGGTTTGGTTGGGTGCTGAACCCGCTATTCACCCCcttcatgtttctttctcaccctgcagctgggcaAGTTCACAGGCTTGAGGACAGCTCTCATCCTGGGAGGAGACAAGTAAGCCGTGTCCCCGCTCTCCTTGTCACCCCAGCTTCCCTAAAACACCCCCAAATGTGCCAAACCTCGGGGCGGTGAGCTgagctgccctgtgccctctcccttctcccaggATGGAGGACCAGTTCGCTGCATTGCACGAGAACCCCGACATGTGAGTGTGGGCACAGGGAGGGGACCTGGTGGGGAAATTGCCACCGAGAGCCACCAGGGATGGATTTGGGGTGGTGCAGTGAGCCCCTGTTGTCCCTCGCGTGGCCCCATCACCAGAACCAGCTCGGCGTAACCATCTCTGTCCCACCCAGCATCATTGCCACCCCCGGGCGCCTGGTGCATGTGGCGGTGGAGATGAACCTGAAGCTGCAGAGCGTGGAGTACGTGGTGTTTGACGAGGCTGACAGGTCAGTGCGCTCGGAGCGGGCAAGGGTGGCAACAAGGTGCCCTTGGCTGGCCACAAAGAGGTGCAGCAGGCTCTGCGACGTCCCGCATCCCTTCCCCGCAGGCTCTTTGAGATGGGCTTTGCGGAGCAGCTCCAGGAGATCCTCGCACGGCTCCCAGGCAGCCACCAGACCGTCCTCTTCTCCGCCACGCTGCCCAAGCTGCTCGTCGAGTTCGCCCGGGCTGGTGAGAAGCGTGGGGCAGGTGGCGGCCGGAGGGCTGGGGGTTGGAGCCGCCTCTAAGGCCCTGTGAGCTATCAGGGCCCCTTTGGATGGGGACGTGACCCAGTccttcagctgtgctggccACAAGCCCGGGACTGGAAAAACCAAGCTGGGCTGAGGCTGGGCCAAGCGGGTGCCCCAGGCTGGGTGCTAGGGGCTGTCCTAGCAGCGTGTCCCACACGCCACCCACATCCCCTGCGTGACCATGTGCCGCAGGTCTCACCGAGCCGACGCTGATCCGTCTGGATGTGGAGTCCAAGCTCAGCGAGCAGCTCAAGGTGAGCTTGAGCCGGGCTTTGTGCTCGAGGGGAGCTGGCTGGGGTTAGGAGCCAGCCAGGGCGGCGGCAGCGGTTATTGCGGGGTGTCCCCAAGAGCGTGGGGACCCAGaagggctgagctctgcccttcccctgcagctggctTTCTTCCACGTCCGCGGGGACGACAAACCAGCCGTGCTGCTCCACCTGCTGCGCAGCGTGGTGAAGCCCCAGGACCAGACGGTCGTCTTCGTGGCCACCAAGCACCACACGGAGTATCTCAAGGAGGCAAGTGGCATCCGGGGCACACGACGGGTgtgggcaggctgcaggggggggCCCCTTCACAGACCCACGTGGGGTCTGTGTCCATGGGTGGGTTCCTGCTGGAGTCCAGCCCATTTCTCCTGGTCGAGGGAGAAATCCCCAGCACATGTGATTGTGGAGTTGCTGCATTCACcaactccttaaaaaaaaagggcagattGCAGTGGGTTTGGGGTCTGTGTGGGCACCCTGGGGTCTCGGGACCCTGGGGGACCCCATCCCTCAGCTGAGGGTGCATTTCCAAGCGGGATCTGATCGCTCTTCCCCTGTCTCCAGCTGCTGACAGCCCAGGGCATCTGCTGCACGCACATCTACAGCTCGCTGGACCAGACCGCCCGCAAGATCAACATCGCCAAGTTCGCCCAGGGCAAGTGCCCGGTGCTGCTGGTCACGGACGTGGCCGCCCGCGGGCTTGACATCCCCATGCTGGACAACGTCATCAACTACAGCTTCCCCGCCAAGTCCAAGCTGTTCCTGCACCGTGTCGGTGGGTGCCCGTGCCCTGTGCGACCCGGGGTCCCTCAGGGTGGGCTGTCCCTCGTCCCCTGTTCTTAAGGGTCTGATCCCTGCACCTCACCAGGCTGGGAAGACTGCAGAGAAGGTGCTGCTCCCCTTGACTTGTTAGCGATATGTTTGGGGTGGGACGTAGCTGTGGCGTGACAGTGGGGGCAGCGATGTCTCTGTTTTCCTAGCTGGACTGTGGGCCCTCTTgggggcagggctggtgcctTCCTTCTGGTGACACGTGCACCACAGGGTCCCCTGCCCCTAGAGACAGGCTTGGGGCAGTGGCCGGGTCCCTTTTGCTCCCTTCCCCAGTGACCCACAGCCCCTTGCCAGCCTGGGCATGGCATGTGCCTGGGGTCCTGGGCCACCAGTGGGTCCCTGTCATGAGTCAGGGACATGCTGGGCTGGTTCTGGCTCTGGTTTCCCACTTTTCTCCTCCTTGCCCTGCCAGGTCGCGTGGCCCGAGCTGGCCGGAGCGGCACTGCCTACTCGCTGGTGGCTCCCGACGAGATGCCCTACGTCTTCGACCTCCACCTCTTCCTGGGGCGTCCGCTCGTCCTCGCCGGTacccaggagctgcctgcaggtaAGGCGGACCCGTCGCAGGCACTGGGGTGACTGCACGTCCCTCCAGGCTTGTGTCCTGGCCGCACGTGGGGTTTATTTTTGGAGTCTGTGGTCTTGTGGCAGCCTTTTGGGCAGAGGGGCGATATGTTCCTGTtacagggctgcagctggggaagggagggtggGCAAGAGACGACACTGTGTCCCCCCCGTGCTCCAGATGCCGACGGGGTCCTGGGCCGTGTCCCCCAGAGCCTGGTGGACGATGAGGAGTGCCTGCTGCTCACGGACCACGAGGGCTCGCTGGAGCTGAGGAGCCTGCGCCGGGTGGCCGACAACGCGCACAAGCAGTACCTGCGCTCCCGACCCGGCCCCTCGCCCGAGTCCATCAAGAGGGTCAAGGACCTGGACACGTCCCAGCTGGGCATCCACCCGCTCTTCAGTGAGTGCCGCGGGGATGCCGAGAGAGGGGACCTGTCCCCTCACTGCTGGGCTGATCGGTGTCCCCTCCACACCTGTAATCCCCAGGTTCTTGCTTCGAAGACACAGAACTGGAGAGGCTGAAGTTCGTGGACAGCATTAAAAGCTACAAGTCCAAGGCGGTGAGTTGAGGCCCGACGGGACGGGAGGGAAGgtccctgtgcctgcagcctgcaggactTGCTCTCTCCCCCCCGGGTGCAGACCATCTTCGAGATCAATGCCACAGCCCGCACCCTGGCCAGCACCATCATGCGGTCGAAGCGGCGCCACGACCATGCCCTCATCGAGAAGTACcagcgtgggcagcaggagaagcgGGCCGCGGCTCTCcaagggcaggggctgtgccaggccCCCCCCGAgcctgaggagaaggaaggagaggaggaaaaccTCCAGGTAgcggggcagggacagggctgggctATGGTTTTGGGGCCAGCACGATGTCCTGCAGGAGCCTGGGCCCCTGGGTTGGGCTGGCAGGGGGACACGGCTCCCCCatcccccccatccccttcccaggATGTGTTCTCCACCGTGGTGGGACGGAAACGGAAACGGGGCCAGGGTGGAGAAGACGGTGCCAGGAAGAAGCCGCAGCAGCCGGTGCAGCGGGATGAGGAGTTCTACGTCCCCTACCGACCCAAGGACTTTGAGAGCGAGAGGGGGTGAGTCGGGGAGCAATCCCGCTGCCCTCCTGTGTCATCCTGCAGCGGGGGGCTGCTCTCATCGCTTCTTTTGTCCTCCCCACAGGCTGAGCGTGGGCGGCGAGGGCAGCCCCTTTGAGCAGCAGGCGGCTGGAGCCGTCCTGGATCTCATGGGCGATGAGAATCACAACCTCAACAGGagcaagcagctgctgaagtGGTGAGCGGGGGTCTGCACGGCCGGGGGAGAGAGGGGTGTACCCCCAGCAGGTATTTCTCTCCCCCTGAAGACAGTTTTTCTTGCTGTCTGGGCCATGCAGGGTCAGTTAGGGATGGGATGCCCAGCAAAGAGGAGGGTGAGGGCTGGCAGCCTCTGATTCAGGAGGTTCCCCCACTTCCTCCCCGTCTGTCCTTCCCAGGGACCGTAAGAAGAAGCGGTTTGTGGGGCAAACGGGCCAGGAGGACAAGAAGAAGGTGCGAACAGAGAGCGGGCGCTACATCAGCGGCTCCTACAAGAACAACCTGTATCCTGACCGCGGGCACTGCCACCTGCCTGTGCCACagcaaggggaagggggaggctgAGCGTGCCCGCTGCCGCTCAGCACCACGTCCTGCAGCGAGGGAGCTGCCAGGCGCTGGGGCCGGGGAGGGAGGCTGGTCAGGTGCTGGGGAGTCGCTGCGTGTTCCCTTAACCCACCCCAGCTATGAGAAGTGGAAGCAGAAACACAAAGTCGACGACCGGGATGACGACGAGGAATACGAACGAGGCAGGGAGCAGTTCAAAGGGAAGCACAAGGGTGGGCATGGTGAGTACCCAAGCAAGCACCAGACCCCACATAGCCCCCCGCTCTCTCTCTGGCCTCCGAGCGTGGGTTTACCTCCACCCTTGTCCCGCAGGACCCCGGCAGCCTGCCGCCCAGGGCAAGGTGCGCTCGGAGCTGAAGAACAAGCAGCAGATCCTGAAGCAGCGCAAGGCGGCAGCCAAGCAGCGCTTCCTGCAGCGCGGGGGCCTCAAGCGCCTCAAGGCCAGGAACCGGCAGCGGGTGCAGGAGCTGCGGCAGATGGCCTTCGGGCGCCGCGTGGGTGCCACCAAGAAGGGCAAGCTCCGAAAGAGGATGTAGgagaggggagcggggcaggtGCTGCAACACTGAGTGGCTAAGGGGCTTCCCCCCGCCTGGATTTGCTGCCAGGGAGAGAGACATTAAATAGCCGGCTGGTTTTGTATCCTGCCTCCTCTTGGTGCTTGCTGCGGGCAGCTTGTGACTGGGGTAATTCCTCCCCAAGCTGCGGCCCTAAAAGaagcaggtgctgcagctccacagctggGTTGTATTTTGATGGCAAACAGCTTTATCAGTACCAACAGCCTGAACATGAGCAGCTGCTCCCCATTCCTCCCAGGCAGCTGGTCCCACTGCCTGCATGCCCCTGCAAGAGGGCACTAGGGGGGCAGGCTCTGTCCCAAGGCACTTGGTGCTCTGCTGCGCTGGAGCTGCATTGCCTCTCGGGGTTCCTGGGCTTGTTGGGGCGCCACCTCCATCCCCAAGTAGGTGCTGGTGTCCTACAGCTCCATGCTGGCCTTGGTAGCCGTACCCCAGGGGAATTTGTCCCCAAGCTGGGACTACTGGTGGCTCAGAGGCACCGTGACACCCCTGTGGTGCTGTGGGCGAGTGGTGATGGTGGCAGGCACACGTGGGgggcccagccctggctccttGGGGCGCAGCTCAGCACAGATGGCAGCCAGGTCCTGCATGCAGAGCAGCACCTGGGGAGATGGGGACGTTGATGCCACAGCTGCTAAGGGAGAGggatgtccccgtgtccctcccagccccgctgcacAGGGTAGGGGGGGGCTGCACTCACCACATCCAGCTGGGTCTCTGTGTCGTCCAGGGCCACATCCCTGGGGACTTTCAGGTGCTTGGTGGCGAGCTGGAAGAGGCTCAGCACTGCCATCCTGATTTGCGCCAGCAGCAGGGTCTTGTGGGTGGCCGCGCTCTGGATCTGGGTCCAGCAGGACTCCTGGggggcagacagacagacagcccCGGGCCCCATGTCCCCTGCACCTCCCAGCACTCCTGGCCTTGTGCTCCCTCCCCATCACCACCCCATAGGGCATCTGCCCACCACAGGAGTGGGCTCATGGTATCAGGGGCCTGTACTccagcccctcgcccccagGAGGGGGTCCCAGGGGTCCCACAGCTGCCCTTACCCCCCGGAGCACGTCATGGCGGGCAGCCTCCAGGCGTGCGCGGAGCTGGAGCACCTCGTCCCTCCCGCGCAGGAGCTCGCTGCCGGCCTCCTCGTGGTACCGCTGGAGCCGAGCCCGGCCCTGGGCCAGCCTCTGCttcccagcctccagctggtgcagcagggctgcccgcACCCCCGCCAGCGCCCCGAAATGTGCCAGCATGGACGGGACGTCCTGGAACTGGGTGGTGGGAAGGGGCTGAGCGGTTGCCAGGGCACCTACCCCACCAGGGTGCTGCTCACCCTCATCCCTGAGGTGATTGCGTGTTCCAACCCCTCCAGATCCCCCCACAGATGCTCCAACGTGGAGCTTGGGGTGCTAGGGGCGCTGGTGGTCCTGGAGGAACACAACCCCCTGGGGACATGGGACATGGGACCCTCACCTGCCCTGTGGTGGCCACCACGCCCTGCAGGTAGTCCCCGAAGATGTGGAGGCCCCGCAGACGCCGTCGCAGCCGCTCCCTGCGCCGCAgcagccccgccagctcctgctgcaggccgTCGGCCTCGGCTCCCCGCCGTGCCGCCTGTGCCCGCTCCTCGCCTGCCCGGCCCAGCGCCCGCTCCCGCCTCGCTGCGGAAACCTGCGGTCGGCGGGGACGCGGTCAGCGGGGACGTGGCCACGTAGGGGCAGGGCGCTGAGCCCGGCGGCGCCCGCACCTTGAGGAAGGCGTCGAATCTGAGGGCGACGTCACGGAGCTGCTCTTCCCGCTGGCCCAGCTGCTGCCGGCGTTGATCCAAGCCCTCCATCCTCTGCCAAAATTCCTGAGGGACCCAGTGGTGCTGAGGGCGTCGCCCTGTGccggggcacccaggggtggcAGGGACCACGGTGAGGGGGGCACCCACCGCGGTCCCGAAGGAAACCGTGGTTTTGGTGCCGGTTTGGAGGGGTTGCTGGTGGACTCCGACCCATCTGCACCCACCGGCCACCCCTCTCCCTGGGCAGGGGGCGcgtggaggggctgggggccacCTGTACCTCCCGCTGGGCCTGCAGAGCCCGCTCCACCTCCGCCACCTCCCTCCTCTTCAGCAGCAGGCGCgtggaggaaggcagcagcgACGCCGAGTCCCACGCCGGCACCGTCCTGCCCAGAGCCGCACGGAGCCCATCACGGCCAGCTCGGGACCCCCCTGGCCCTGAGGGAcccaccccccagccccgcctGAGCTTAGAGGGGGGGTCCCAGTGACCACCCAGGGCCACCCTGACcccacctcccctcctgcttcagcctccccctgctcgcagcccccagccccgacACTGTGGGGTGCACACGGAGACGgggtcctgctgctccccagggcagggtcTCCTCCCTCAGTGTCCCAGCTGGGGACACGCCACAGCCCCCTGGGCCCTGGCACCCCCCCGGTGCTACCCAGCTGGTGGGAGACACCCCCAAACCTCTCTCCTGCCCCCCTGCACGCCCCTAAATCAggcccccaaccccccccccggctaATCCCAGGTGACGGGGAGACACGGgacggccggggggggggcacatcACCTACCGGAGCTGCAGCTTCTCTTGGAAAACCCTACGCAAGCTCTCCTCCAGACCTGGGGACATTTTTGGGGCGGGGGTGCGGAGGAGCGGGACGCCGGGCAGCCGAGATGgcggcagcaggcagcacagcgCAGTTGCCAGGGGCAGCCGGAGGCACCCGCTGCCTCCTGCGGGggtttccctgctgcagccctgagcGTGGCCTCAAAGGGCAGGGGCACAGCCTGGGGACACCCCCCGTGTCCCTGGGACGTGTCCCCCTCCGTCCTCCTGCCACGGGGGCCCTGCTCAACCTCAGCCCCACTGGGAGGGCGATTTGGGGTGCTctgcccccctcctcctccctgtgcACCATCCCAGCCTTTCTTTTTGGCCCCAAAGCCCCAGGTGTGCTCCcggggcccccagccccacgctctGCTCCCCAGAGCCATTTTGGGGGCTCTGTGGGGGTACGTTTGGAGGTGGGTCCCACTCACAACCCTCTGACCATGCTCCCCATCTCGCCCCCTCCATGCTCCCCAGAGCCTCCCCCCGCACCCCattcccccccagccctccccacaAACCTCAGCCCCCCTCTGGAGATCACTGTGCACAAGCAGACCCCAACCGCTGCCCCCCCAAGTCCTCTGGTCCCTCCTTACCTCTTCAGCTCTCCTCCATCTCATGCCATTCTCCATGTCCCTGcgggggctcagcccctgctgcctTGCCCACGGTGTGCACAGCCCCTCCCCATGTGCCCAGGGgtcctctcccccccccccccatccttcAGGTCCCCTTGTTCCCCTCTGCGCACACTCTGATCCCCTCCACGCCCCATGTGTGCGCTCACATCCCCCCATTCAGCCCCTCTGCTTACCCACAGAGGGATCAGGTTTGATCTGTGCCTTGATCCCCTCCCACACGCCCTGGCCCCCTCAGTGACCCACCCTACAGACCCCTCCAGGTCTGCCCTGATCCCCATTACCCC is a genomic window containing:
- the DDX54 gene encoding ATP-dependent RNA helicase DDX54, giving the protein MAPPPRSRRQRGPGGAGERRRGPQVPETPLPAFPTAKDEDDATAEDTQAMVRAQNKKKKSGGFQSMGLSYPVFKGIMKKGYKVPTPIQRKTIPVILRGRDVVAMARTGSGKTACFLIPMFERLKAPSPAGARALILSPTRELALQTLKFTKELGKFTGLRTALILGGDKMEDQFAALHENPDIIIATPGRLVHVAVEMNLKLQSVEYVVFDEADRLFEMGFAEQLQEILARLPGSHQTVLFSATLPKLLVEFARAGLTEPTLIRLDVESKLSEQLKLAFFHVRGDDKPAVLLHLLRSVVKPQDQTVVFVATKHHTEYLKELLTAQGICCTHIYSSLDQTARKINIAKFAQGKCPVLLVTDVAARGLDIPMLDNVINYSFPAKSKLFLHRVGRVARAGRSGTAYSLVAPDEMPYVFDLHLFLGRPLVLAGTQELPADADGVLGRVPQSLVDDEECLLLTDHEGSLELRSLRRVADNAHKQYLRSRPGPSPESIKRVKDLDTSQLGIHPLFSSCFEDTELERLKFVDSIKSYKSKATIFEINATARTLASTIMRSKRRHDHALIEKYQRGQQEKRAAALQGQGLCQAPPEPEEKEGEEENLQDVFSTVVGRKRKRGQGGEDGARKKPQQPVQRDEEFYVPYRPKDFESERGLSVGGEGSPFEQQAAGAVLDLMGDENHNLNRSKQLLKWDRKKKRFVGQTGQEDKKKVRTESGRYISGSYKNNLYEKWKQKHKVDDRDDDEEYERGREQFKGKHKGGHGPRQPAAQGKVRSELKNKQQILKQRKAAAKQRFLQRGGLKRLKARNRQRVQELRQMAFGRRVGATKKGKLRKRM
- the CFAP73 gene encoding LOW QUALITY PROTEIN: cilia- and flagella-associated protein 73 (The sequence of the model RefSeq protein was modified relative to this genomic sequence to represent the inferred CDS: substituted 1 base at 1 genomic stop codon), with translation MENGMRWRRAEEGCSRETPAGGSGCLRLPLATALCCLLPPSRLPGVPLLRTPAPKMSPGLEESLRRVFQEKLQLRTVPAWDSASLLPSSTRLLLKRREVAEVERALQAQREEFWQRMEGLDQRRQQLGQREEQLRDVALRFDAFLKVSAARRERALGRAGEERAQAARRGAEADGLQQELAGLLRRRERLRRRLRGLHIFGDYLQGVVATTGQFQDVPSMLAHFGALAGVRAALLHQLEAGKQRLAQGRARLQRYHEEAGSELLRGRDEVLQLRARLEAARHDVLRGESCWTQIQSAATHKTLLLAQIRMAVLSLFQLATKHLKVPRDVALDDTETQLDVVSAAPPYPVQRGWEGHGDVPISPGAALHAGPGCHLCXAAPQGARAGPPTCACHHHHSPTAPQGCHGASEPPVVPAWGQIPLGKSRRGEAP